The Micromonospora krabiensis genome window below encodes:
- a CDS encoding sensor histidine kinase, with amino-acid sequence MSSWRSRSQATNTILVLVVGLVAVVGLLVQSRGIDTAAEGAALLAVLAGTGALHLRRRHPVAVGLVALAAVSAYGALLHRPGPIMLVFVVALYTVVDEGHLAVAIGLGAASVVTFAAADSYHRTADTGNGATLLHAGWLVAVIAGVTRNRRAYLAEAQARVLAAEQSKDEEARRRATEERLRIARELHDTLGHHLSLINVQASAALHRPDPARAEQALAAIKQTSKETLRELRATLGILRQDDQTPTAPTPGLSRLDELVTTAGRSGLTIHTELAETRPLPPEVDLAAYRIVQEALTNVTRHADATSAVIRVRPAGDDVLIEVDDDGTGTPGPPGNGILGMGERARALGGSLTTGPGPDGGFHVRARLPLRPDPVPTGATA; translated from the coding sequence ATGTCCAGCTGGCGATCGCGAAGCCAGGCGACGAACACCATCCTGGTGCTCGTGGTCGGCCTGGTCGCGGTCGTCGGCCTGCTGGTGCAGTCGCGGGGCATCGACACCGCCGCCGAAGGGGCCGCCCTGCTGGCCGTGCTGGCCGGCACCGGCGCGCTGCACCTGCGCCGCCGACACCCGGTGGCGGTCGGCCTGGTGGCGCTGGCCGCGGTCAGCGCGTACGGGGCGCTCCTGCACCGGCCCGGCCCCATCATGCTCGTCTTCGTCGTCGCGCTCTACACCGTCGTCGACGAGGGCCACCTCGCGGTCGCCATCGGCCTGGGCGCCGCCTCCGTCGTCACCTTCGCCGCCGCCGACAGCTACCACCGCACCGCGGACACCGGCAACGGGGCCACGCTGCTGCACGCCGGCTGGCTCGTCGCCGTCATCGCCGGCGTGACCCGTAACCGCCGCGCCTACCTCGCCGAGGCGCAGGCCCGGGTGCTCGCCGCCGAGCAGAGCAAGGACGAGGAGGCCCGACGCCGGGCCACCGAGGAGCGGCTCCGCATCGCCCGCGAACTGCACGACACACTCGGCCACCACCTGTCACTGATCAACGTCCAGGCCAGCGCCGCGCTGCACCGCCCCGACCCCGCCCGAGCCGAGCAGGCACTCGCTGCCATCAAACAGACGAGCAAGGAGACGCTGCGGGAGCTGCGCGCGACCCTGGGCATCCTCCGCCAGGACGACCAGACACCGACGGCTCCCACGCCCGGCCTGAGCCGCCTCGACGAACTCGTCACGACCGCCGGCCGGTCCGGGCTGACGATCCACACCGAACTGGCCGAGACCCGACCGTTGCCACCGGAGGTCGACCTGGCCGCGTACCGGATCGTCCAGGAGGCACTCACCAACGTCACCCGGCACGCCGACGCCACCTCCGCCGTGATCCGGGTCCGGCCGGCGGGCGACGACGTGCTGATCGAGGTCGACGACGACGGCACCGGCACACCGGGACCGCCCGGCAACGGAATCCTCGGCATGGGGGAGCGGGCCCGAGCACTGGGCGGTTCGCTGACCACCGGCCCCGGACCGGACGGCGGCTTCCACGTCCGCGCCCGCCTCCCCCTGCGCCCCGACCCGGTGCCGACGGGAGCGACAGCGTGA